AGAGTCATATACTTTAATTGAGCATTGAATCAAACAGGTGGTGCGTGGACATTAAAGTGGTTTATAACTAGACGTGAACAACCTTTAGGCCTTGGTACTGATCTTTCACTTTAACAATCGAAACAATCCTTGAAGCCAAAGATCATATATGCCACCAACATTCCTTCTTATCGCAATTATGCTTCTCTTTTCCACTTCTTTTTTTCTCATAATTTCAAATATAAGCACAACCATCTTACAAAATTCAAGTCGCAAGGAAATTGAAAGTAATTCTGGGAAAAGCAGACTGTTTTGCCCAATTGGTTCCAACTCAAATTCGAAGAAGCTcgatgattttattttttttttgaaaaaaaaaggagggggTGGGGTGGAAGGAGAATGATGTCATAGAAGAATACTACTGTCACTCAATTACCTCCCCATTTGTGCATGCTCAGGACTATGGGATGCAGCTGCGCCCCCACATTTAACcctgaaacaaaacaaaaagaaatgagTGATCATCCAGATTTCCCGTACTGCAATATCTCCAATTTGAtgacgatgatgatgatgatgataatgcaaaaaaaaaaaaaaaatgtctgcAAGTGCTATTGAGAAACCTGACGCCATCATTTTCGGACTCCGCTTAGAGTCGGGGATGGAGCAAGCTGGGTTCTTTGTTTGCGAAAAAAGCCTGGTTCTGTTAGGGAACGCAGTGCAGTTCGGGCCCCTTGAGCCTTTTGACTAGTTATACTAGCGGCCCCAAGAGGCACATACTTAATCGGCCCATAATTATATTGGGTCTTTGGGACGATTGAAAAGGACTTTCAATGTTTTCCTtcgggtctgtttggttggaagtaaaatgtttttcttgggaaaatattttccgtggaagtaattttccatgaaaatcatttccctttcatcattttcaggtgtttggttagtttattgaaaatattttcttacttcatttttctgatgtttgtttaacttttgaaatattttcacttttatctctatctttactttctacacattataactacatacttcttcccatgcaaaataagaaaatttatctcattatttaactttaaaaaatcttggagaaaggtatatatgaataaaaaatatctccttaagcaaataaataaattgctggccatttagtgtcaaatatcaatcacatgcaatgcttattgtgacatatatcttgcactctcactgctgaaagtttctctagaaaagaatgtccctattatacataattaattactagcataggatgagcaggatgaggtttttttattttgaatatactagggggagggagtgtaaggaagaggttTTGGGTTCGAATCttcctgtttacactaaaaaaaaaaaaacatactgTAAGATgatttcagtaagtttggaacatactacaggtaagatgcatgcatttcggaaaacaacttcaggaAGTTGGGAAGGGAAGTTCTtcctgaagttgttttccataagatgagtgaaaatattttacataggaaaatgtttccagtaacttttgtgcaaccaaacacgggaaattaggaaaatattttcctgaaaaatattttcactcgaAACAAACGGACCGAAATGGACGGTGGAAGAATTGGAAATTGAGAACATTTATTTAAGGTGGAGCCGGCGTGGGCGGCTGGGGGAACCAACTCATTGCTTTCTCCACCCTATCTATATAATGATTTTAAAAAGATAGGGACCCACGCGTTTCAAGGTCACATCGGACCGAAGCGGACGCCCGCCACCAGTTACCGACTCATACGTCCCTCATATTATCATCTTTTAttcatcttctttttcctttttcttttctgcccTTTCCCCGTACGTCACAGCTTCAGCCTAGCATCAGGTCCTAAATGTCCAGCCATCTTCGGTCTGGCGATCGGATCAAAGTTGTTGTGCCGTCTTTATTTTATGAATTTTATCCAATCCAAGTCTCTCACCCTGCACCAGCACAAAGCAAAATTTGATGGGTTTGATCTCGTGCAAAGCTTTAATGATCAActttgatttttcttctttcggcTAATTTATCCGCATCATCGAAGCAGGGGATTTTTATCAACGCTACCAAGTTGGCACCACACTCTTGACCTAATAAGTTCAGAAGCAAGCCGAATCTGGTAGATAAATACTGCTTTGGGAGAATTACAATTTTAGctccaaatatatatatttggaaCGTGAAAGCTTTTAGTTAtaaattttgaatgaaaataaatatagtTCCAAATATTTTAGTTTCATGCATATTTAGTTCTGATAACTGATTTTTATCAAATACTGCTATCAAAATCGAGTCATGTGCCAGCAacttgttatttttaaaaattaataaaaatactgCTAGCCAATAACTATAATAAATTATGACTAATTACTCATATGATGGTTATGTGAATAATTAGCttttaatcaaaaaaatttttgttaacCGAATTTTTGTATTTCTTAACTAAATACTAATTACTCACGAGTCACTAATCCTTTTTTTACTACAAATTTTGGccaacaattttttttcaagtttttttaaattccttttaaaaaattatttgtcaTACTTAATAGCACGTCATCGAATCCTTGTAGCAATTCGTAAAAGCCATTCAATAGGATTACACGTGTTTACAGTTTGAGAAACATTTGGGACTACATTTGATTTCTTTCAAACTTTAGGGACTAAGAAGCGAACATTTGGATCCACATCTCCAAGTTTTTAAGTGTACAAAACACTTGGAATCAAAACTGCACTTTCCTTTTTTCAGAAACAAGCAATAAACCGTCAAAGCCCCTTTTGATTGAACGAACCATCAAAGCTTAACTGGTTTTGTTGATGATGACTGTTACGCAGATCTTCCTTTGGAATATTTATTTTGTACATTTAGGGATCCAATACAAACTCCAGAGAAAGTACCATTGAAAGGCTCGACGCTCGATCCTTCCAAATACTTGGAAGTTGCTGCCAAGATGAACATATAAACCGAAGCATTCCCAAGACATTGGAGGCTGGACGAGAAGGTTGATCAGGAAAATTATTGCATTTTGTATCGAGGAATACATAGTACAGTACACAATACACCCCCAAAGTTAGAGGGAATGGAAAGAACTGAAAACTATTAAACTTCCTTCTAATCCTTGCCGTCTAAATAATCGATTAGTCTTCCTGCCTTACCCAAATCTTCCAACGACAGAATGTTTCACCATATACTAGTACTATATATCTTTGAGACGCCTAACTACACATatgaaatatcaaaagaatataAAGAATATGAATCAAGTTAAAAGCGACCATAAAGCATATGGATAGCAGTAAATTTGTCAGGCCACCATCTGCTCTTGCTCTATGTACAATTGATCGATCCAGGATGGCAAAATGTCATTAAACCCTCCATGCTTCTGCTCCGAACTGTAGAGCCCAGCATTCGTAGAGGGAACATCTTTCACCAAGGAATTAACCCATGAAACGTCCGGTTCATCTACACTTGGACTCATCCCCtttgttgctgctgctgctgctgcagcATTACCATTGCGAAAACCAAAAGATGCAGACTTTCTTAGCTTGTTGATATCATCACCATTGAATCCCCAGTCCAACTTTCCATCAGGAGAGCCCCAATCTGATACCTTTGAGGCCATCATGTTCTGGGAATTAGAAAAAGAAGACAGACCAGCTCGTTGGCTTCCTGCACCACGGTCAATAAAGCTCTGGCTACGCTTTGCAAAAGCAGCTGACCTTGAGTTCATGACTGCTGCAGCCACTGCTGCAGAAGAGTCAAAGCCCAACGTTGATGACTTCCTCGCTGGCGACGAGGAAACGTTTGCAGGATAGCTCCCTCGGAGCTGGTTCATATTTTGGCGCATCTGAATCCCAGTTGGAGATTGTAACTGGGAGCTCGAAGATGCAGGAACTTTAGGTGAGAGACACTGCAAATGAGACAAGAAGGATGGATCGAGAGATCCAAAAACATCGTCAAGATTAGTTGGCTTCAAGTCCCCAATCCTATTGTTATTCCAATGGGATGGTGAAGCGAGACCAGCCATCTCGTCTATCAGTTGCTGCCTCTGCTGCTGTTGCGTGCGGATACTTTCCAACCCAAGCAATTCCAGTTCCAAATCCAGATCCCTTGCATTCAAAGCTGTCTTTAGACGGCTGCCTGGGAGTTGCAGTGTAGGCGGTGTGAGGTTCATCTTGTTCTGCCACATGCTTGTTCCCAAGGGAGACGAACATGCTGTGGAAGGTGACATGGGCGGTGTCGAAGTAGTTGGCATCAGCATCGAGGATGAACCTAGAGTCAGCGGGCTCAAAGTGGCCATGTCCATTGAAGTAACTGCAACAGATTTAGGTGAAGGCATAGCTGAACCAGTGGAAGCATACAAGGGTCGCAATTCTTCAGGCTTGTGAGCAAAGAAGCAAACTTTTCTGGAGCAACCAGTCTCATCCTTGCAAAGCCTGGTTCTGTATTGGGCAGGGTGAAGCCAGGATTCAAAAACCCCATGAGCATATTCACAGGCATCACCCTTTGCGCATGTTCCCTTCTTGAAGTCGGGGCAAGGGACACAGCTATAGTGGTACTTCCTGGGATCCCGCCTCCTAGCATTCTCACCAGGATGGACAAAAGGGCACTCAGTCCAGTCATGAGAATAAGCCCTCGAGCAAGGCTTCACCTTGAAACTGTACATTCTGAACTCATCAGACCCATATATACCGATGTTTGTATCTGGCAGGGATACATCAATTGGATACTCTTTCTTTTCAACCCCTTCTTTTGATTGAGCTCTTGCGTTTCCTTGCTCTTCCCCTACATCAACAGCCTCAGAAGCAATGCCTTTCAGCAGCATCTCCATGGCTTTCCTCTTTGAATTGCTCAAGGACTTGACGAAAGGAACAATCAGATCACCAGACCTATTTCCTTTGGCATCAAGAGAATTAACGTCGGCAGAAGCATCAAGCAGCAGCTTGACAGACTCAACTGATGAGTCTGAGCCTCCAGCTGCTGCACAGTGAAGGGCAGTCACCCCATCCGAGCCATATGCTCTGTTGACATCAACCTTGCCGCTTTGAACAATATACTTCAAAACTTTGGTGCTCCCATACATCGAAGCAATCAAGATAGGGGTTCTCTCCTCGAAACCCATCTTCTTTGTACCAATTGTTCTACCATACCAAAAGCTCAACTCATTTACATCACAGCCCTTTTCTTCTACTTCAGATATGAAGCCAGCAAGATCGTCTGTGGCAGACAATTCAAGCAACTTTGAGCAATTTTGACCCACAACTCCTCCTCTCTTTGCTTGAAATTTACCATCCATATCCATATCCGAGGGGCAAGGCTTACTCTTTGAACCAAAGCACATCAAACCCTGAAATGAAACAAGGGACGAGAAAAAATAATTTAGACAAGATACAAATTAAACTCCAAAGCAAACATATATGGAATGGCAAACTGAAACTTGTGAATGAGGTGGGCTAATTATTATACTAGAATCATTCTTCAACCAATTGGGAATTTTGGTTTAACAAGTCTTGGCTAGAAAGCTAAACTTTTCAGATACAGGCGACTCGAGCACATatttttttcatcaaaaccACAACCCCTATTGGCCAAGCAAAGATTGTTGTGAACTCATGGCGTCATCATGAGTACCACTATTCAGCCAGTCTACAAAAATAGGAACCAACAAAAAATCTCCTACAAGACTCAGTCCATGGTAACAAAGCCCATAAAAATTGGAACCCATCTCGCTAAAATTGAACCTTTCCCACAAAACAACAAACATTACCATATGAAAACATTAACCATAGAAGTTTGGGTCTTTGGAAATGGAAAACCTTACCTTGTTAACTAACAAAGAAAGTCGAGGTTTTTGAGACGGAATGGACTATGTTCGTAGTATGAAAGTGAATGAAATAAGGGAAGGAATTAGCTGGCTGGGATCAGCTACTTGGGAAATACTATGACTCTGGAGTTGGTCTTGGCTGGCGTTTTTATATTAGTTGCCCGGAAAGGAGGAGGGGGTGAGGAAAGAGGGCAAGGGAGGAAGGGGGAAGGAAAGTGTGACTTTTCTtctggtttctttctttctttctttctttctctgcGTTCGTTTGCTTTCTTGGCTCCTCCAACTGCGTGTCCTCTGGTCAAAGTCAAATCCTTTAAAACATGGTCCACCTCACACACCACTTCTGTGTCTTACTTAATGGAGTACTGGTTTGCAAATACCAAATGCAAATGCAAATGACgatgaaatgtgaaattaaaTGCAGATGCAAATTCAGATTGCAGATGCTGTGGTTTCTACATTCTAGACTCTAGAGTGGGGGACTGGGGTCCACTCCAGCCCTCCAGTATCTGAACCGCCTCAACGGGTTTATCTTTCCGCTTCACGTGTGAGGTTTGCTTTGCTATTTGCGCGGAATCTGATGAGTTTGTTACCCTGGGACGCACTTAGGTCTTGAGGAGCGTTTCCATTCCCTCTTTTTGTATGCTACCATTCGTGAGTGAAATGTGTCTTGTGGAGTACCAATGGAAATAGACTAACGGCGCATTAACATGCTAACCCATGATTAATGATGAATGTCCGATTGGAGgtaagagaaagaacaagaaaactCAAAATTGTAAAGATTTATATTTGCTTTGATTTGTTTAAATCCAGATATAATTTGCTAATTCAACCAAAAAATTTTACAGTCTGTGCTGAGACTGAAATAAAAATAGGTGTGTTTGGGAATATAATTGCTTTGTAAACTTTTATAGTAAGGCCTATCTAATGAGCATCCAATGGACCCGATATTCAAATGTTGATGTTTTCGAAAGGTAacattaatttaaaaaatcataTAAATGCAAGATAGAAGAACAATTATCATTGTGTGAATTCTTATATTAAGTTGGGTGTGATTTAAATGCACTAACAAATGTTCATTTTGCATtcattagaaaaaccctttaTGGTATTTAGGATTTTCTCTTACTCTTATCATTGTGTTTGTATTATACATTACACACATTGACTTATTTGtatcatcaacatatttttcaatcacttttttatttcgTATACATAAcataaaaaatgctacagtaacaTAAAAAATGCTACTTTTTTTGAATAGCatgttttttcaaataatatttcgtttgcatcgtaaacacattttccaatctatcttttttatatttccaaccacttttttatttcacatacatcacatcacatcacaaaaagtgctacagtaattatttcaaataatattttaaataatactctatccaaacaaacccaaatatTTGTGTTTACTCTCCAAACACAAATGTTTTCAATTACATTTTATTGTGtattacaaaccaaaaatatAAGCAACGTTGCCTCTAATCTCCTTGACAGtctaaggttgtgtttggattgcaattttctgcAGTTCTTGTAGAAAATATATTGTAATGATTTGATAGATGTAAGGTAACaaggtaattgaaaaatatgttttacgGAAAATGTGGAGgttttttggtagaaaaatctCTTTCCAAACAAGGCCAGCGTTACTTTTTTACTTAtttgttgcaattttttttcttttcccaaacatgtaaataatttttttttgaagcatCAAACATGTAAATAATTGACTAGTCCAATCCAAAAAACAAGTGGAAGTTTtttttaagaagaaaaaaacaatTGGAAGCTTGTAAAGTAAAATTGATGTGCGCGTTGGTGTTGTATACCATGTATTTGAAGACACTGGGGCCAAGTAAAGGGCAACCGGTTTGAAAATTCGAAATGGTCCAATTCATGACGCGTTCTCTCCCCCGCAATAAAAATATTGTGGTGTCAGCTGTCTTCAATCTTCTCCAGCCGTGGAATTGTTTCACAGCTAAGGAAAACTaggaggctttttttttttttttgaaaagaggAATACTTAATACTAactagggataattgcagaaacctcccctgacttTTATAGTAATAGCATTGACCTCTCCTATCAATTTTGAAATAGCACTGACCCCCCTATCAAAAGTTGGAGGCAATTTAATAGGCAAAAGTGGGTCAATTTACTAAAGTACccctgacatgatttaattttaccaaatgaatgtgatgagtactttcatcaaacccaacaaaacatttattaataaaaattacactaaattaactatttctgcatagtttaactaattaactaattaactaaataactaataatctaattaattaataactaattatctaattgttaatagttattaactaatcaaactatttctgcatagttaaactaattaaatattaactaattatctaattaactattaactaattatctaattaattaattaactaatttctatttatctaattaactaattaactaaagctgttgtctatccgaaactaacaaactatttgcatgttaaattaattaactaattaactgcttaactaattaactacctaattatctaattaattaattaactaattaactaatttttgtttatctaattaactaaagttgttgtctatccgaaactaacaaactatttgcatgttaaactaattaactacttaactaattaactaattaactaaagctgttgtctatccaaaactaacaaactatttgcatgttaaactaattaactaactaattatctaattaattaattaactaatttttgtttatctaattaactaattatctaattaactaattaactaaagctgttgtctattcgaaactaacaaactatagtttaacatgcaaatagtttattaattaattagtaagggcaaaattggaagaaaatccTTATCTCACTTCTACAAAAGCTGTCAAGGAGGTTTCTGCAACAAATTGTTACTGTTCAGGGGAGGTGAATGCAATTTCTAAACCTAGAGGAGAGCTCAGTGCAAATGTcaaaaatctcaggggaggtttctgcaattatccctactAACTAATATTTCACATATCCGAAGTCTAGTCATCCTCCACATCATTAGCTATTCGCCACGTTTTGAATGTTCGGTATTAAGAATTTGAGTTGGCTGAGGACAGCTTTCAGTTTGTGCGCTGGTTGGGCTTATTCTACGTCTTTAAAAACTCAAATCTTACTACTTTCATGATTCCACTAATACTAAGAGATTGTCTCTTAGTTTCGTcgtttttgttttgaaaaacgTTACAATTATGAATGGAAAATAGTTAAGATTTAGTTGGCTAATCATGTATTATATGTAGAGATACAAGCAATTCGATGCCAATTTACGATTTTGCTTGGCCGATAATTGAGTTGACTGAGCTCTAACTCAATATGTGGTGATTGAAATTTTGTTGAGTTCAGTTGAACTtcgtgtatatgtgtgtgtgaaatttttttattcattaATATGCATTATCTATTTTATTCTGTGTTTAAATTATATAGAAAATGTTAATTTACATCACTTAAAGTCtattgaacttgatttgatagAATTcgaataataaaatatataattgagTTCGAgtttaaattcaacttttaaaaaCAAAACTCATGTATTTTTATCCGAGTAAATTCAACATGATTACAAATTATTCATCTTTAATCTTGTAAGTTTTGATATAGtcattgcttcattttaaaccTTCTGTTCGTTTCTTTATCAAGAAGATTATAGCAATTCAGTGTAGTATAAATTTCTATTCCTTATGTACTCTAAATATCAATCACTTTTTGACAGGTTTGACTTGTTTAATATAAGTATGTCAGAAGGAAGATGGGGTGGTggatatttttaaagaaaatctGCAGAAGGGCAAATATGTTTTGATTAATCCAAATAAAAAcatttttgttgcatttttcCGATAACAGTGGTAGAGACGTGGAATGACTGGGTACTTAAGAACACTTGCAGCTCATCAAAACAGtgttttcaaaaaacaaaaaaaaaatcaagacttagatcacaaactcgtTCGACTAgatttttttgtatataaagTAATCGCGAGTGCGGAATTGTGTAGTTACAAATTTTCAGACCAGAAACAAACTAAAATGGCAAGGCATTCAAGTTGGGGGAAAATTACTGAGCATATTGTTAGTGCATTAAATAATTGACTATGCGTGGATAGTAAAatatttggaatgaattttttttaaaaatattatatcaCTTTTTATAGataatgtatatgagataaaaatatgattaaaaaatatgttgatgCTGCAAGAATCACTCATTGTGCATGTATTTGCaattactctctctctctatatgtATATAATCTACATATGTAGCACCAATACAAGACATTACAACTAAATTTGTTTAcaattactctttttttttcacatactAATACAAAGTTAGGAGAGACTCATAATTTATAAGTGAAGCTTATATTCATGAGTTCCAAATCTTGCAATCTCAACTTCCATCAATAGATCAAGACCTTATTAATGCAATTATTCCTGTTAGTTACTATGTAACTCTCATCTTCATTAAGTGATGAGtcataattttgaaatttagcaGATGAAGTAAGAATAATTTCAAAATCGCACCTATAAggataattttgaaatttagggTTGGGTGGTCCGGGGGAAAGAAGTGTAAATGAGAGGTTCCTAATTCAAACCTTCTACTTACCTtacatgtaaaaaaaaaaaaaattcgaccTTGCCTCAATGTATGGTACATGACTATTAagtttaaataagaaaaaaaaaagagctagaGATCCAAAAATTTTAAGGTTTTCTTCATTGTTGACTCGTGCTTTGCTAGTAATGTGGCAATTTGTAGGTATATTCccaaaagagagaagaaaagaaaaagggataaTTATGGCATAACTAATTAGCATCAGGTCATTATTTGGTAAGATGTACAAAAGCCTGAACGCAAAGGAAAGGAAATCAAGGTTTTGAAAGTTTTTTTCCGGAGCAAAAGTGGTTATAACTAAGAGAGAAtgtctattattattatttttgggtaTCATATTCCCTAGTTAAATTTAGTGTTAGATAGTTGAAGAGTACGCCGAGATCACGATCCGAACAGAGCACCGATTAAGGTTCCGAGCTGACCTGCAATGAGTCGAACAGAGGGATTAACTCCCCATTGTGACTCCGACGCCCAAGTCAATTGAAAAGTAAGAGGGAATAGAGAAAGTAACTGTATTGTGTGGTGTTGAGTGTATGCGTACCTTTTCCTAGTCCCTCCATTCCCTATTTATAGAGTCTTGTGAGATGGTTCGAAAAGAGTCATAAGTCATCCTGCTACTTTTGGTAGCTATCCCGAATATGAGCCCTACTAGGTCCGGGAGGTGGAGTCCCATTTGGATTCTACTTCTGGCCTTACCCAATGGGCTTGGAGTTCACCCCATGTTCGGATTTTAGGAGGCCCATGGCTGAGGTCCGAACTGACAAGTCCGCGTTGTCGAGCAGGTCTGTCGAACTAACACGTGTTACTAGAAGAGTTGATGCCTCTACAATAGTAAAACAAGTATTTTTAACCCTTAATTTGTAacaattttaaacatttaaaataTAGACTATCATCATCTAGAGATACAAATTAAGGAAATGATTCTCAAGAAGAACCAGATAATTTTTCTATGACCTAATGATGTTCAGTTAACAAGGCTTCTTCCTTAATGTTCGTACTAGCGAACagcattaaaaaaaagaaaggaatttcTGAAAGACATTTtcccctccttttttttttgagaatatcTCTCCTCTATATCAAAcggcaagcaaaaaaaaaaaaatgatagttTATCGTAGTGTGCTTTTAGCAGATAATATTACTACATTAGTGATAAAATTGTGCTCTGGGTATCAAAAAACCAGTTCGAAGATCATTTTTGGGGTATCCAAAAGCAGTTCGGAACTTATTCTTAGAATCTTAAAAAGAATACGTAGAAGGGGATATTTTGCTAGCTTGTagaattcaaaagttttttttttttaaaaaaaatatatttgtttaatcaCTTTAGACACGAGAATAATCAAGATAGGTGATTGAGAAGCTGATTGCTACTTTAATTGGTCCATCGCTCAAATTGAGTTACTTTAAACCGCCCAACCACGACCACGAGGGGCCCATCAGCGAAGACGTAAAGCTGACAATGAACATGCAGATATTCGGACGCAAAGAGGGTTCTGAGCTTATTAATTTGGGCCTGTTGGAAAGAAATTTTAGGCCTCAAAAGCCTTGTCAAAGTGAGGTCCCTTGGGCTTTTCATTTCTGTTCCCTACTCTACTCGGCCTGGGAATATTCTTGGGCCTGTAGTGTGTGCAATAATGAGGATTTTGATTACTTGGCATTTAACACATAACTTATCACTTGGGCTTGGGAGAAAACCTGCAATCTTTTATACCGTTCGGACTTTGTAGAGAAGAGTTTTCAGTCGCCGATTCTCTTGCTATTTGACAAGGAGGCAAAAGCTCCCATTGGACGCGATAATaaaccccctttttttttgtttgggattCCAAAAAAATGTAACTTATCCCATATGACTCACACTTGGGTAGTTTCGATCTTAAAAAATCCAATTGTTTAAATTCTGACCTATTATTTCATTAAGTTATGTAGCACAGTTTGAATCattgaattttcaaaaatcaGATCTATCCAAGTTTTGATCATCCCATAATAAACTGCACGTTAGCATTTAAAACTCATGCTCCTTCAGCCTTTCTCTTGGAATTCG
This portion of the Coffea arabica cultivar ET-39 chromosome 2e, Coffea Arabica ET-39 HiFi, whole genome shotgun sequence genome encodes:
- the LOC113730350 gene encoding zinc finger CCCH domain-containing protein 29-like, whose product is MCFGSKSKPCPSDMDMDGKFQAKRGGVVGQNCSKLLELSATDDLAGFISEVEEKGCDVNELSFWYGRTIGTKKMGFEERTPILIASMYGSTKVLKYIVQSGKVDVNRAYGSDGVTALHCAAAGGSDSSVESVKLLLDASADVNSLDAKGNRSGDLIVPFVKSLSNSKRKAMEMLLKGIASEAVDVGEEQGNARAQSKEGVEKKEYPIDVSLPDTNIGIYGSDEFRMYSFKVKPCSRAYSHDWTECPFVHPGENARRRDPRKYHYSCVPCPDFKKGTCAKGDACEYAHGVFESWLHPAQYRTRLCKDETGCSRKVCFFAHKPEELRPLYASTGSAMPSPKSVAVTSMDMATLSPLTLGSSSMLMPTTSTPPMSPSTACSSPLGTSMWQNKMNLTPPTLQLPGSRLKTALNARDLDLELELLGLESIRTQQQQRQQLIDEMAGLASPSHWNNNRIGDLKPTNLDDVFGSLDPSFLSHLQCLSPKVPASSSSQLQSPTGIQMRQNMNQLRGSYPANVSSSPARKSSTLGFDSSAAVAAAVMNSRSAAFAKRSQSFIDRGAGSQRAGLSSFSNSQNMMASKVSDWGSPDGKLDWGFNGDDINKLRKSASFGFRNGNAAAAAAATKGMSPSVDEPDVSWVNSLVKDVPSTNAGLYSSEQKHGGFNDILPSWIDQLYIEQEQMVA